The DNA segment CGCGAAGAATGGAGATCGAGCGGCACTCGAGAAGTTGGTATTACGCCACCAGGCGTGGATATACAACATTGCCGTCCGGATGGTTTTCTACCCACACGACGCCGAAGAGGTAACCCAGGAGGTGCTCGTTAAGGTGATCACCAAGCTGAGCACGTTTAAAGGGGAGAGCAAGTTTCGCAACTGGTTGTACCGTATCGCGGCCAATCATGTCCTGAACATGAAACGCCGCAGTGCTGAGTCGCACGAAGTCAGTTTTGCGGAGTATGGTTCAGCGATCGACAGTATTGCAGACGCCGACTTGCCGGATCCTCGAAGTGTGCCGGTCTCCCTTCCGATCCTTGTTGAGGAAGCCAAACAAAGTTGCACGATGGGCATGCTGCTTTGCCTGGATCGTCGGCAACGCTTGGTCTTTACGCTCGGGGAGATCCTCGGTGCTACCGATACCATCGGCGGGGAAGTCTTGGAGATGACGGCGGCTAACTTCCGCCAATGCCTGGCTCGGGCACGCCGTGACCTGCATAACTTCTTGAATAACCAATGCGGCCTGGTAAACAGTGCGAATCCCTGCCGCTGCCCAAAGAAGACGCGCGGCTTTATCGAACATGGGCACGTCGATCCCAATCGTCTGCTATTCGCTGCCGATCACGTCGAAAAGGTTCGCGACGTCGCCGGTCACACGGCGAGCGAGATTGATGATGTCGTTCAGCGACAGCACATGGACCTCTACCAAGACCACCCCTTCTTGCATCCCACGGACGAAATCGACTGGCTGCAGCGGATACTCCAGCGAGAAGACTTGCAGCGAACACTGCGATTAATCTGAAGACTTTTTTGGCGCAAGTTGTCACAGTCGATCCTTCCTGGCGTCCATGAGATAGAGGCACAAACGTTCCTCAAATCATACAGACCAGAAGGAGACGATCATGACTGCTACGCTTCCACAGCCGATTAAGAACTACTTCACCGCCGATGCTTCCGACGGCGCCACCATTGTGAATTGCTTTACCGACAACGCTGTCGTGAAGGATGAGGGGCAAACCCATATCGGTCCTGAAGCAATTCAACAGTGGAAAGAAAACGCCTCGGCGAAATACGACTACACCTGCCAGCCCCTGAGCAGTGAACAGCAGGATGGCAAAGTCGTCGTCACATGCCGCTTGACTGGCAACTTTCCCGGAAGCCCGGCCGACCTGAGGTTTCGTTTCGAGTTGGAAGGCGATCGGATCACGTCGCTCGACATTGCACCGTGATTTCCAGGGGATGCAAGGGACAACTGCGGGCTACCGGCTGCGCCCCCCCTTCTTGCGGTTTAACGTCCCGTTCATTTCCCAAGAACAAATTCTCTGAAGGAGCATGCGATGAAACGCTCAATACCCGTGCTGTTCGTGCTCGCCTTGTGCGTCGTGGCGACAGCAGACGAACCCCGACAAACAGATACCAAGCAGAAGGCCATTGAGACGTCACCGGAAACGTTCGCTGGGACCTGGGAGATCGTCGACGTCCAACCGAAAGGAAGCACGAAGAACGCGACACAATTGGTTTTCCGAAAGGATCGCACCTATGCGGCACTCGACGCGAACAACCAGGAACTTTGGGCCGGAACGTTTGACCTGGATCCGACGACATCGCCAGGCGTATGGGATCACCGCTCAAACGAATCGCAGAGAAAAGGGGGCGATGCCCTAGGGATCTACGAACTTGATGGCGACAGGTTGAAGGTCTGCTGTGTCGTCGGAGTTTGGAAAGACAATCAGTGGACCGGGAAACCTCGCCCAACAGAATTTAAGCTGCCAGCAGCCGATGTCGTCCTGGAGCTGCGGCGCGTATTGGCTGGCGAGTCACGGGACAAGCGGCGGGAGTAGATACGGCAAGCGGATGAGGGCAACGAATCACCAGCCGCGAACTTGAAAGAAATGTCATCCGCCCCGACTCCATCGCTTGTGTGCATTCGATTGTTCATCGAGTTTCAGGATTCAGATATCTGTCGAACATTCGTGTCATCCGGCTATCTGACGCAGCGATTCGATCGCGAGGCAAATAACCGTCTAAATTCCTGATCGTAGGGTCGGCACCACGATCAAGCAATTCCTTGGCGGAAATGGAGGAAGGTCAAGTGTGGTGGGATCTGTGGGCATATGTTCTCTGCTGGCTAACGGTAGCGTTCAGCGGGGCCGCGCGAACGACTCTCCACTTCATAAACGCCAGCTCGCGGCCTCCGTTGCAACCCATGGTTCTGCCTCCTCTACACATCTGAGTCGAGGTTGGAGTCCAGTAGATCGATCATTGCGTAGACAAACTGGCGTTTGGAATCATTTAAGTGTAAACGATTGCCGATTGTCTCGTCCGCCCAACCGCGAGCACTACCACCGTCTTGCCTGAACTCTTGGGACATTGCCGTCCAATCGCAGACCATTTCAATCAGGTCGACATCTGTCATGTCGTTCGGGTCGGCATGGAAATCGGGGTGATGGCGGTTCGTGGTCATGTGATGATCGATTGCCGATCTGACACATTCTTCCATTCCTTCAGGGTATGAGAATGGTTCGCCAGCACAGCGGCAGCGATGATATTCAGAGAGCCAGATGTTCGGTATCCGTTCTTCGGGGCCGTATTTTGACGCGTCATGAACTCGTGCACGCTCATTCAGTTCGTCCGCGTAATCGGTGAGTGATGCCATCACACTCAGGCATCGCCGGACGCGCTTTATGTGCTCCTCGGTTCGGCGCTCGTAGAAGGCGACCATTTCAGGAGTGGGTTCAGATGTTGTCATTCCACGATTCATCCTATGGCAGAACGCTGCCGCTCAGTGGCGAGCCGCGTGCGGGGCAGGACGCATAAGGCTCGATGACAACTTTCAACGCACGCGTGCTCGTCCACTGCAGCGGTTGGCTATGCCTCCCACGTCCGCCAGTCAGGCTCCTCAAGCTCCCACGGCTCTAACGGCGGCGAAAGACTGGCCAAGGTATAACCCGCAAGGCCTAGGTACGCTCGGAAGTACTGGAATGCCCGGAAGCGGGCATCGCTGTAATTAAGAACGCGGCCGTCGGCGCTAAGTCGAAGGTTGTTCATGTAAACGGCGAGAGTCGTTCTGAGGTGAGTCGGGTCGAGGATTGCTTCTTGAAAAGCCTTCCACTCCTGTCTGTTCAAGCCGTCGACGTCCCAATCCCACCGGTCGTCGTCTAGCAGTCCCTTGACGAGCAGGACCAGGAAGCCGCTTACGGCTCCATGGACGTCGGGCGGTACTCGTAGAGGCTCGTGTTTCATAACTAGTGCGTATTCAGAACCTTTCCGAATAACGTGCGCACGTTAATCGGAATCCAGGCTGTCGAAATCAGCCGGGCAGCGGACGCCGCGGCCCTCCTGGTTCAAAACATGAGTATAAATCATCGTCGTCCTAACGCCACTTTTTGGCCAAGCCATTCCTGTACCGTGCGAATGCGATAGCCGCCTCGATCAGATGGTTTGCTAACGAGTGACGGAATGTAGAAATGGCGAGCCATCGAACAACAGCCCGACCAAGCCAGGAATGTCGGACATCTACAAAAGTGGCTTCAAACACTTCTCCGACAGCTATGTAAATCAGACACACCTCAACGTCACGTCAGATGGATCTAGCTGAACGTTTCGATAAGTCCAAAGAAAAAGCCACCTTGCGAATAATGACAAGGTGGCTCGGAGTGGAGGCGGTGGGCGGGAAAATCCTTCCGAAATTCGTCGTTGCAAGGCCTTATACTGAAGACACTTATGAGTACAGCCATTTCGCCTGCCAGTCCCGTAAATGCCCCAAATCAGACACGATTTCAGACAGATCAGACACGCATAGCAAAGAACGATGGCGTACAGAGACTGCGGTTCTCAAAAATGACGTAAGTGACCAAATAGGCGACCCCGCAGAAACCGTAAGACATATCGGAGAGGAGGCACAGGTCACGCCCTCCTGAGCGATGTAAGAATCGCGAATCAAGTTACGGAACGTCCATCCTTAAGTAACCCGAGAGTATCTCGACGGGCAGTCAAGAGTGCGGGGCTTAATGCTGCCAACAGGCACATTCCCAGGGTAATGCCAAAGCCGATGGC comes from the Bremerella sp. JC817 genome and includes:
- a CDS encoding RNA polymerase sigma factor, producing the protein MINPFRESAQDNAEDMELIDLAKNGDRAALEKLVLRHQAWIYNIAVRMVFYPHDAEEVTQEVLVKVITKLSTFKGESKFRNWLYRIAANHVLNMKRRSAESHEVSFAEYGSAIDSIADADLPDPRSVPVSLPILVEEAKQSCTMGMLLCLDRRQRLVFTLGEILGATDTIGGEVLEMTAANFRQCLARARRDLHNFLNNQCGLVNSANPCRCPKKTRGFIEHGHVDPNRLLFAADHVEKVRDVAGHTASEIDDVVQRQHMDLYQDHPFLHPTDEIDWLQRILQREDLQRTLRLI
- a CDS encoding nuclear transport factor 2 family protein codes for the protein MTATLPQPIKNYFTADASDGATIVNCFTDNAVVKDEGQTHIGPEAIQQWKENASAKYDYTCQPLSSEQQDGKVVVTCRLTGNFPGSPADLRFRFELEGDRITSLDIAP
- a CDS encoding TIGR03067 domain-containing protein, which encodes MKRSIPVLFVLALCVVATADEPRQTDTKQKAIETSPETFAGTWEIVDVQPKGSTKNATQLVFRKDRTYAALDANNQELWAGTFDLDPTTSPGVWDHRSNESQRKGGDALGIYELDGDRLKVCCVVGVWKDNQWTGKPRPTEFKLPAADVVLELRRVLAGESRDKRRE
- a CDS encoding DUF5662 family protein, with the translated sequence MTTSEPTPEMVAFYERRTEEHIKRVRRCLSVMASLTDYADELNERARVHDASKYGPEERIPNIWLSEYHRCRCAGEPFSYPEGMEECVRSAIDHHMTTNRHHPDFHADPNDMTDVDLIEMVCDWTAMSQEFRQDGGSARGWADETIGNRLHLNDSKRQFVYAMIDLLDSNLDSDV